One Vigna radiata var. radiata cultivar VC1973A unplaced genomic scaffold, Vradiata_ver6 scaffold_146, whole genome shotgun sequence genomic region harbors:
- the LOC106780096 gene encoding teosinte glume architecture 1-like, with protein MDWDGKEFAWDPRGLELANGEGQRNEAASVDLRLGEEKSLPDVAKDPRESKTVSSPSGSSKRSRLQNGSQNMCCSVDGCISDLSDCREYHRRHRVCEKHSKTPVVLVGGKQQRFCQQCSRFHSLGEFDEVKRSCRKRLDGHNRRRRKPQPPSLFMAAEKFMYNYKGPRILHFGSPETYVNPIMRSMWSATAKTGAESGYDPPRLLYRIDKHKQDKGHPLWQENDPIVANANGAILGAPICQPIHGTITPSTGGGKSSRKHSSDAKPGSFDSGCALYLLSTLQSQSPESSMVQSSITCPMQSPSGSVHFDTVNEYAYSETEKDKPSGQVLVLDNTTNLHYNGMLQMGLDGLVENDDPLTLPFLWE; from the exons ATGGATTGGGACGGGAAAGAGTTTGCTTGGGATCCACGTGGGCTGGAGCTGGCTAATGGTGAAGGACAGAGGAATGAAGCTGCTTCAGTGGATTTGAGGCTTGGTGAGGAAAAATCACTCCCAGATGTTGCTAAGGACCCTAGAGAGTCAAAAACTGTGTCTTCACCATCTGGGTCATCAAAAAGATCCCGCCTTCAGAATGGATCACAGAATATGTGTTGTTCTGTTGATGGATGCATCTCTGACCTCAGTGATTGCAGAGAGTATCATAGGCGCCATAGGGTCTGTGAAAAGCACTCCAAGACCCCAGTTGTGTTGGTGGGGGGCAAACAACAACGGTTCTGCCAGCAATGCAGCAG GTTTCACTCACTTGGGGAGTTTGATGAGGTTAAGAGGAGTTGTAGGAAAAGGCTTGATGGGCATAACAGGCGCAGGAGGAAACCTCAGCCTCCCTCTCTTTTCATGGCTGCTGAGAAATTCATGTACAATTACAAAG GACCTAGAATCCTGCATTTTGGCAGCCCGGAGACATATGTCAACCCTATTATGAGGAGTATGTGGTCTGCCACTGCAAAAACTGGAGCTGAATCTGGTTATGATCCACCTCGACTGTTATACAGAATTGACAAGCACAAGCAAGACAAAGGACATCCTCTGTGGCAAGAAAATGACCCTATTGTAGCCAATGCTAATGGAGCAATACTTGGAGCTCCCATTTGTCAGCCTATTCATGGCACCATCACCCCATCAACCGGTGGTGGAAAGAGCAGCCGAAAGCACTCTTCAGATGCAAAACCTGGATCCTTTGACTCAGGTTGTGCTCTCTATCTTCTGTCAACACTTCAATCACAAAGTCCAGAGTCGAGTATGGTGCAATCTAGCATTACATGTCCAATGCAATCTCCATCAGGATCTGTGCATTTTGATACTGTCAATGAATATGCATACTCAGAAACGGAAAAAGATAAGCCTAGTGGTCAAGTATTGGTTCTTGATAACACAACCAACCTTCACTACAATGGAATGCTGCAAATGGGGTTAGATGGTTTGGTTGAAAATGACGACCCACTTACACTTCCCTTCTTGTGGGAGTAG